A window of Gloeocapsa sp. PCC 73106 contains these coding sequences:
- the queF gene encoding preQ(1) synthase codes for MTQSDIKYGERAIAEGSLITFPNPRVGRSYLVQITLPEFTCKCPFSGYPDFATIYLSYTPDQLIVELKALKLYINSYRDRYISHEEVVNQILDDFVEACDPLHATIKGDFSPRGNVHTVIEVQHHKNQP; via the coding sequence ATGACTCAATCAGACATAAAATACGGAGAAAGAGCGATCGCCGAGGGTTCATTAATTACTTTTCCCAACCCTCGTGTGGGACGTTCTTATTTAGTACAAATTACTTTACCAGAATTTACCTGTAAATGTCCCTTTTCGGGTTATCCAGACTTCGCTACCATCTACTTGAGTTATACCCCAGATCAACTGATAGTAGAACTAAAGGCTCTAAAACTCTATATTAATAGTTATCGCGATCGCTATATTTCTCACGAAGAAGTAGTTAATCAAATTCTTGATGACTTTGTAGAAGCTTGCGATCCTCTCCACGCTACTATTAAAGGCGATTTTTCCCCTAGAGGTAATGTTCACACGGTGATTGAAGTTCAACACCATAAAAATCAGCCATAA
- a CDS encoding photosystem II reaction center protein J: protein MSGEARIPLWVVATIAGLGAIFVLGLFFYGSYAGIGSGQ, encoded by the coding sequence ATGTCTGGAGAAGCTCGCATTCCCCTTTGGGTGGTAGCAACGATTGCCGGTTTAGGTGCAATTTTTGTACTTGGTCTTTTCTTCTACGGCTCCTACGCGGGTATTGGTTCAGGTCAGTAA